GCTGGATCAGCGCAGGATCGAACTGGAACCCATCGTGTCGGACGTGGTTCCTTTAACAGAGTGGGAAAACGCATTCCACCGGTTGTTGAACAGAGAAGGCATGAAGATACTGTTCGAACCGGTTGACTAAAGAAAGGGTTTGAAATGGACCTGGGATTAAAAGACAAAGTCGCGCTGGTTACAGGCTCGAGCCGGGGCATTGGACGATCGATCGCCCTGGGCCTGGCGGAGGAGGGATGTCACGTCAGCCTGAGCGCCAGAGGGGAAGAGAAACTGCTCGAGACCGAGAATGAGGTCGCACAGAAGGGCGTCGAGACGCTGGCGACGGCTGGGGACCTGACCACGGCCGAAGGCATCGACCGGGTCGTAGAGGCCACGCTGGCGCGGTGGGGACACATCGACATCCTGGTCAACAACGTGGGAGGAAGCGTCTGGAATCCCTTCGACGATGTCTCCGATGACGAGTGGCTTCACGTGTTCAACCTGAACATGTTCGCGGCGGTCCGGGCGACGCGGGCCGTGCTCCCGGCGATGCGTGCGCAGGAAGGCGGTTCGATCATCACGATTTCCTCGATCTTCGGACGCGAAGCGGGCGGCCCCGCCACCTACAACGCCACGAAGGCCGCGGAGATCTCCATGGGCAAAACGCTCGCCAAGGAAGTGGCCAGGACCGGCATCCGCGTGAACACGGTGGCGCCGGGTTCAATCATATTCCCGGGCGGCAACTGGCAGAAGCGGCTGGACGCGGACCCGGAGGGCATCGGCAAGTTCATAGAGCAGGAACTTCCGGCCGGACGCTTCGGCAAGCCGGAAGAGATCGCGGACGTGGTAGTCTTCCTGTCATCCGACCGGGCGAGCTGGGTAACCGGCGCCTGCATCAACGTGGACGGATGCCAGTCCCGTTCGCTGATATAGCTATACGCAGTAGATACAATGTAGATACACCGATTCGCGGAGGATGCACGGCATGAACTCGCGCCTCGAACAACTTGAGCTGCTCGCCAGTAAGGATCCCGGCGATCCCTTCATTCAATACGCGATCGCGCTGGAATACGTGAGTTCGAACCGGCTCGAAAAGGCCGCCGAAATCCTCGAACGGCTTATGGCGGCATCGCCGGACTACACGGCGGGCTATCACCAGGCCGGCCGTGTTTACGAACAGCTGGACCGCGATGATGAAGCCCGCAGGTGTTACGAGCAGGGGATCGTCGTAGCGGAACGCCAGGGTGACGCCAAGGACCTGGACGAAATGCGGGAAGCCCTCGCGTTTCTGGATTGATTTACATGCGGCTGGACGTATCGTCGACAGACTGAATGTACCGTCAACGGACCGGACGTACCGTTACCAGACCAGGATCTACCGCTAAAAGATTGGAAACGAACAGATAGCACGCAAACCACTTCTACGCATAGCCCAGGACGTATTCGGATGGACCTTTCTCGTCATCGGGGTCCTGGGCCTGTTCCTGCCGCTGCTGCAGGGCGTGCTGTTCATCGTCATCGGGCTGACGATCCTGTCCACGCGCTACGCCTTCGCCCAGCGCATGTTGACCCGCCTGGAGAAGAAGTATCCGGACATCTACGCCAAAGTAGAGCAACTCAAGGTCCGGTTCGCCGCAAGCAAACCGCTCCTGGTCGCCATCGGCACGATCCTGATCGTCTTGCTGGGCGTGGGGATCTATCTGGCCGTGCTTGGGTTCAAGACGGCCTATGCGAAGATCGCACCGATCCTGTTGAACTAGTCAAATCAGACGGCGAATCAGGCGTCTGCTGCGCCGGTCCAACCGGTCGAGGTCGGGGATCTCGTACCGGTTGCCGTTCTCGTCCGTGATCAGGATACGGCCGGGCGCCAGTTCCATCATGCCTTCCCTCAGGTCCCGCATCGGGATCTTCACGTCGCCGCGATCCGTCTCCACGGAGAACAGCGATGTCCCTCCCCGCCCCTCCATCTCCACGATGCGCGTTATCCTCGGGCGGAAATAGCGCCATTCGATCTCATCGCGGATGATGCGACCGGTTTCCTCGTCGCAAGCTCCCGGGTCGGCCAGAATGCCCAGGTATTCGTCTTCCTGGTCGAAGAAGGTGACGTACCGGCTCTCCTGCGAGAGCGGAAAAGCCTGTCGTATCTTGACGCTGAAGAACAGGTCGCCCGCGATGGACAGGGTGGGCGGCTGGTCGTCCCGCCGCTCGAGGTGAACGGCGGTTGGATCGAGAAAGGACATCTATTACCCCTCCACGCCCACGATGCTCGAGACGTTGGTGTGCAATTGGACCAGGCGGTAATACTCGCCCTGCCGGTCCAGCAGTTCCTCGTGGGTACCCAGTTCCACCGGCTCACCGTTCTTCAGGACGAGCAGGCGGTCGGCGTCTCTCAGGGTGGACAGGCGATGGGCGATGGCGAGCGTCGTGCGGCCCTCCATGAGCCGCCCCAGGGCTTCCTGGATCTTCTTCTCCGTTTCCAGGTCGAGGGCCGACGTGGGTTCGTCGAGAATCAGGATCCTCGGATCGTGCAGGATGGCCCGGGCGATCGCGACCCGCTGGCGCTCCCCGCCGGAAAGCCTGCCGCCCCGTTCCCCGACGGGCGTATCGTAGCCGTCGGGCAGTTTGACGATGAACTC
The window above is part of the Gemmatimonadota bacterium genome. Proteins encoded here:
- a CDS encoding SDR family oxidoreductase, encoding MDLGLKDKVALVTGSSRGIGRSIALGLAEEGCHVSLSARGEEKLLETENEVAQKGVETLATAGDLTTAEGIDRVVEATLARWGHIDILVNNVGGSVWNPFDDVSDDEWLHVFNLNMFAAVRATRAVLPAMRAQEGGSIITISSIFGREAGGPATYNATKAAEISMGKTLAKEVARTGIRVNTVAPGSIIFPGGNWQKRLDADPEGIGKFIEQELPAGRFGKPEEIADVVVFLSSDRASWVTGACINVDGCQSRSLI
- a CDS encoding DUF1854 domain-containing protein, whose translation is MSFLDPTAVHLERRDDQPPTLSIAGDLFFSVKIRQAFPLSQESRYVTFFDQEDEYLGILADPGACDEETGRIIRDEIEWRYFRPRITRIVEMEGRGGTSLFSVETDRGDVKIPMRDLREGMMELAPGRILITDENGNRYEIPDLDRLDRRSRRLIRRLI